A window from Culex pipiens pallens isolate TS chromosome 3, TS_CPP_V2, whole genome shotgun sequence encodes these proteins:
- the LOC120419715 gene encoding 60S ribosomal protein L30: MVTAKKQKKALDSINARLALVMKSGKYCLGYKQTLKTLRQGKAKLIIIANNTPHLRKSEIEYYAMLAKTGVHHYNGNNIELGTACGKYFRVCTLSITDAGDSDIIRTLPEAQAAGTQ; encoded by the exons ATGGTTACCGCCAAGAAGCAG AAAAAGGCTTTGGATAGCATCAACGCCCGTCTGGCGCTGGTCATGAAATCCGGCAAGTACTGCCTCGGATACAAGCAAACCCTGAAGACCCTGCGCCAGGGCAAGGCCAAGCTGATCATCATCGCCAACAATACGCCCCATCTCAG GAAGTCCGAGATTGAGTACTACGCGATGCTGGCCAAGACCGGCGTGCACCACTACAACGGCAACAACATCGAGCTGGGCACGGCCTGCGGCAAGTACTTCCGCGTGTGCACCCTGTCCATCACCGATGCTGGAGATTCGGACATCATCCGTACCCTGCCGGAGGCCCAGGCCGCTGGTACCCAGTAA
- the LOC120419718 gene encoding very-long-chain (3R)-3-hydroxyacyl-CoA dehydratase 2-like yields the protein MAPKEPSALTKLYLILYNGAQVAGWSYMLYQLVGYYTFDKGSGKTLWEYLGTTVQIFQNAAVLEILHAATRIVPSNPVITTFQVLSRVMVVCGVVMATPTGKTSPGLPLALLAWSVTEIIRYGYYALNLVDAVPKLLVFLRYTTFIALYPIGVTGELLCFYWAQSFVRESKQWSIEMPNAANFTFSYFYFLWTVMALYIPLFPQMYLHMFAQRRKILGGGGAKKDTDKQKVK from the exons ATGGCCCCCAAGGAACCGTCCGCGCTGACCAAGCTGTACCTGATCCTGTACAACGGAGCCCAGGTTGCGGG ATGGTCGTACATGCTGTACCAGCTGGTCGGGTACTACACGTTCGACAAGGGTAGCGGCAAGACCCTGTGGGAGTACCTGGGTACGACCGTGCAAATCTTCCAAAATGCCGCAGTGCTTGAG ATTCTCCACGCAGCGACCCGCATCGTTCCGTCCAATCCGGTCATCACCACCTTCCAGGTACTGTCCCGCGTGATGGTGGTGTGCGGCGTCGTGATGGCCACCCCCACCGGCAAGACCTCCCCGGGACTCCCGCTAGCCCTGCTGGCCTGGTCCGTCACCGAGATCATCCGGTACGGCTATTACGCGCTCAACCTGGTCGACGCCGTGCCCAAGCTGCTCGTGTTCCTCCGCTACACGACCTTCATCGCGCTCTACCCAATCGGGGTGACCGGCGAGCTGCTCTGCTTCTACTGGGCCCAGAGCTTCGTGCGCGAGTCCAAACAGTGGAGCATCGAAATGCCCAACGCGGCCAACTTTACCTTCTCCTACTTTTACTTCCTGTGGACCGTGATGGCGCTGTACATTCCGCTCTTCCCCCAGATGTAcctgcacatgtttgcccagcgGCGGAAGATCCTCGGAGGTGGCGGCGCCAAGAAGGACACCGACAAGCAGAAGGTCAAATAA